The following are from one region of the Elgaria multicarinata webbii isolate HBS135686 ecotype San Diego chromosome 13, rElgMul1.1.pri, whole genome shotgun sequence genome:
- the SIPA1L3 gene encoding signal-induced proliferation-associated 1-like protein 3 has product MSSYRPVHESGDVGGPGLKGGDYYSPGFWAQNGCAPHTDGAAASRPATTTPAMPKMGVRARIADWPPKREGPKDPAPSSAARDLETPASRPRGFQNGQLPSGAALPSGYRGFQRLARRRSKDTEFQDGWPRSPAKGFLPLRNRSSSEVTLSECDLDEALEPRGAKLPGGLPLFREYGSTSSIDVQGISEQSFYDMLTEFRSGKPMAQQLEPAAAADSFRASRATRADARHERGGPLLGDDFPLQHKEKPRKKGPKAEVGGGESIFRKLRSGRGDQDAGRASAEDGARGWLCQKSFAHYDVQSTLFDLNEVVARRVSMAQRRNTTTGASAASAAVSSRAGGFAGLEPATPPFISTEDLNCKENLEHDPGDDNSNGLLLSCPHFRNEIGGEQERNISFCQASAGSPGAGGGGEGEGSFAEACPAPYCTNTSVSVLEAPKELQRNVSRLKHYSIEHVDLGARYYQDYFCGKEHSNYFGVDEKLGPVAVSIRREKLEDHREHGPQYQYRIIFRTSELTTLRGSILEDATPTTTKHGTVRGLPLKDVLEYVVPELNIHCLRLALNVPKVTEQLRKLDEQGLCSKHKVGVLYCKANQSSEEEMYNNEEAGPAFEEFLALLGEKVGLRGFGKYAAQLDTKTDSTGTHSLYTTCQGYEIMFHVSTMLPYTPNNRQQLLRKRHIGNDIVTIIFQEPGALPFTPQNIRSHFQHVFIIVRAQSPCTENVCYSVAVTRSKDVPPFGPAIPRRATFRKSDVFRDFLLAKVINAENAAHKSDKFHTMATRTRQEYLKDLAENCVTSTPVDSTGKFNLISLTSKKKEKTKARIGAEQHSTGAIAWHVLAQDYAQGGETECILAISNEFVVLLDLASKEVVFNCFCADVIGWTPDPFSLKIFYGRGDHVFVRALENNPDDVKEVVQRLKVMTSGCETVEMTLRRNGLGQLGFHVKFDGTVAEVEDYGFAWQAGLRQGSRLVEICKVAVVTLSHDQMIDWLRTSVTVKVVIIPPHEDGIPRRGWAESFKMSSVEPKVEPESLPVGYRPPYRSNSAWQCGGSAAPHSSSQPSKWAEQLGQGQGQSQSQSLTRAPKQSALAPYRESQPLHGKRPVSFPETPATASSSQAAAAERIQPYRQPSGSFSVPGSSGAAYTPRYKPSPESSLHRYAAPQRALGPFDPLYAHEVTSNGDSSSSGGLASQESTMERPKPEPLWHVPVQSRITAASGSKRPSRHEQPGKDSPNRHSKGEGQYSSSNTLSSNASSSHSDERWFDPPDAAEADPDPLAKGGSSDSGIDAASAKSLWRDKLPKSSPPFGAPLPEGGSGKRREASPAVGSGGPSRSYRPTAFGGASARGCSSSSSSSSRNFKQPSHGSSRATYPAHVYKTPPADGPRPPHMPQSSSLQLSASVPKSFFSKPSSRSKRLPAGWKRSEDVPARPATFTDPKKQVDVSTKNVFGQPRLRASLRDLRSPRKTYKSTIEDDLKKLIIMDSTAAEQERELSPQKTLQRTLSDESLCSGRRDPAYSSACRFEQPLPNDVLFTSTYPSSTLPVRKQHPPPGNGSLSEKNAAISASELSLSDTRDKALRRLDPGLMPLPDTAAGLEWSSLVSAAKAYEVQRAVSLFSLNDAALSPDAPPAHSPVLGHLSLERQPTPRTTPTMSEEPHPDLTGKVYQLEAMLKQLHSDLQKEKQDKVVLQAEVANLRQNNQRLQEESQTANDQLRKFAEIFSSAVEKKEL; this is encoded by the exons ATGTCATCGTATCGACCGGTTCATGAGAGTGGTGACGTGGGGGGGCCAGGCTTGAAAGGTGGCGACTATTACTCTCCGGGGTTCTGGGCCCAGAATGGCTGCGCCCCGCATACAGATGGCGCCGCTGCCTCACGGCCAGCCACCACGACCCCAGCCATGCCGAAAATGGGCGTGCGGGCCAGGATTGCCGACTGGCCCCCCAAGAGAGAAGGGCCGAAGGATCCCGCCCCCTCCAGCGCTGCGAGAGACCTGGAGACCCCTGCCTCTAGGCCGCGGGGCTTCCAGAACGGGCAGCTTCCGAGCGGGGCGGCTCTGCCCTCGGGGTACAGAGGCTTCCAGCGCCTGGCCCGGCGGCGGTCCAAGGACACGGAGTTCCAGGACGGCTGGCCACGCTCTCCAGCCAAGGGGTTCCTGCCGCTGCGGAACAGGAGCAGCAGCGAGGTCACCCTCAGCGAGTGTGACTTGGACGAGGCCCTTGAGCCCCGGGGGGCCAAGCTGCCCGGCGGCCTGCCCCTCTTCCGGGAGTACGGCAGCACCTCCTCCATCGACGTGCAGGGCATCTCCGAGCAGAGCTTCTACGACATGCTGACCGAGTTCCGCAGCGGGAAGCCGATGGCTCAGCAGCtggagccggcggcggcggcggactcGTTCAGAGCTTCCAGGGCCACCAGGGCCGACGCCAGGCATGAACGTGGGGGGCCCCTCCTGGGGGATGACTTCCCCCTTCAGCACAAGGAGAAGCCGCGCAAGAAGGGCCCCAAAGCggaggtggggggcggggagtccATCTTCAGGAAGCTGCGGAGCGGCAGGGGCGACCAGGACGCAGGCCGGGCCTCGGCGGAGGACGGGGCCCGGGGCTGGCTGTGCCAGAAGAGCTTTGCCCACTACGATGTCCAGAGCACGCTCTTCGACCTCAACGAGGTGGTGGCCCGGCGCGTGTCCATGGCCCAGCGGAGGAACACCACCACGGGGGCCTCCGCGGCCTCTGCGGCCGTCTCCTCCCGGGCCGGCGGCTTCGCAGGCCTGGAGCCCGCCACCCCCCCCTTCATCAGCACGGAGGACCTGAACTGCAAGGAGAACCTGGAGCACGATCCCGGGGACGACAACAGCAACGGCCTGCTGCTCAGCTGCCCCCACTTCCGCAACGAGATCGGGGGCGAGCAGGAGCGCAACATCAGCTTCTGCCAGGCCTCCGCGGGCTCCCCcggggcgggcggcggcggcgagggcgAGGGCAGCTTCGCGGAGGCCTGCCCTGCCCCGTACTGCACCAACACCAGCGTCTCCGTGCTGGAGGCCCCCAAGGAGCTGCAGCGCAACGTCAGCAGGCTGAAGCACTACAGCATTGAGCACGTGGACTTGGGAGCCCGCTACTACCAGGACTACTTCTGTGGCAAAG AGCATTCCAACTACTTTGGGGTGGATGAAAAGTTGGGTCCTGTGGCTGTAAGCATCAGGCGTGAGAAGCTGGAGGATCACCGGGAGCATGGGCCTCAGTACCAGTACAGGATTATCTTCCGCACCAGTGAG CTGACAACGCTCCGTGGATCCATCTTGGAGGACGCCACGCCCACGACCACTAAGCACGGCACCGTCCGTGGGCTCCCTCTCAAGGATGTGCTGGAGTACGTGGTCCCCGAACTGAACATTCACTGCCTTCGCCTGGCCCTGAACGTGCCCAAAGTGACCGAACAGCTGCGGAAGCTGGACGAGCAAGGG CTCTGCTCGAAGCACAAGGTGGGCGTCCTGTATTGCAAAGCTAACCAGAGCTCGGAGGAAGAGATGTACAACAACGAGGAGGCGGGGCCGGCCTTCGAGGAGTTCCTGGCCCTGCTGGGGGAGAAGGTGGGCCTGCGGGGCTTCGGCAAGTACGCCGCCCAGCTCGACACCAAGA CTGACTCCACCGGCACCCACTCCCTCTACACGACATGCCAAGGCTACGAGATCATGTTCCACGTGTCGACAATGCTCCCGTACACCCCCAACAACAGGCAACAG TTGCTCAGGAAGAGACACATTGGGAACGATATCGTCACCATCATCTTCCAGGAGCCCGGGGCACTGCCTTTCACCCCCCAGAACATCCGCTCCCACTTCCAGCACGTGTTCATCATTGTCCGGGCCCAGAGTCCCTGCACGGAGAACGTTTGCTACAG CGTGGCGGTGACCCGCTCCAAAGACGTGCCGCCGTTTGGGCCGGCAATCCCAAGAAGAGCCACTTTCCGCAAATCCGACGTCTTCCGAGATTTCCTGCTAGCCAAAGTGATCAATGCCGAGAATGCGGCCCACAAGTCAGACAAGTTCCACACCATGGCCACCCGCACGCGGCAGGAGTACCTGAAAGACCTGGCGGAGAACTGCGTCACCAGCACGCCCGTCGACTCCACAGGGAAGTTCAACCTGATCTCGCTGACCtcgaagaagaaggagaaaacgAAAGCCCGGATCGGGGCTGAGCAGCACAGCACTGGGGCCATTGCCTGGCACGTCCTGGCACAGGATTACGCCCAGGGGGGTGAAACTGAGTGCATCCTGGCCATCTCTAACGAATTCGTTGTCCTCCTGGATCTGGCCTCCAAGGAAGTGGTGTTCAACTGTTTTTGCGCGGACGTGATTGGCTGGACCCCAGACCCCTTCAGCCTCAAGATCTTCTATGGGCGGGGGGACCATGTCTTCGTCCGCGCCCTGGAGAACAACCCAGACGACGTCAAGGAGGTCGTGCAGCGGCTGAAG GTCATGACCTCTGGCTGTGAGACGGTGGAGATGACGCTGCGGAGGAACGGTCTGGGGCAGCTGGGCTTCCACGTGAAGTTCGACGGGACGGTGGCAGAGGTGGAGGACTACGGCTTTGCCTGGCAGGCCGGCCTCCGGCAGGGCAGCCGGCTGGTGGAGATCTGCAAGGTGGCCGTGGTCACGCTCAGCCATGACCAGATGATCGACTGGCTGCGCACATCCGTGACCGTGAAGGTGGTCATCATTCCGCCACATGAGGACGGCATTCCGCGCAG GGGCTGGGCTGAGTCCTTCAAAATGAGCAGTGTGGAGCCCAAGGTGGAGCCGGAGAGCCTGCCGGTGGGTTACCGGCCTCCGTACCGCAGCAACTCCGCCTGGCAGTGTGGAGGGTCTGCTGCCCCCCACAGCTCCTCTCAGCCCTCCAAGTGGGCAGAACAgctgggccagggccagggccagtcCCAGTCCCAGTCCCTCACCCGGGCCCCGAAGCAGAGCGCCCTGGCTCCGTACCGCGAGTCGCAGCCGCTGCATGGCAAGAG GCCAGTGAGCTTCCCGGAGACCCCCGCCACGGCATCGTCCTCCCAGGCCGCCGCAGCGGAGCGGATCCAGCCCTACCGCCAGCCTTCCGGCAGTTTCTCCGTGCCTGGCTCTTCGGGAGCAGCCTACACCCCCCGCTACAAGCCGTCTCCGGAAAG CTCCCTTCACAGGTATGCAGCCCCGCAGCGGGCCCTGGGGCCGTTTGACCCGCTCTACGCCCACGAGGTGACCTCCAACGgggactcctcctcctccggagGGCTGGCCAGTCAAGAGAGCACCATGGAGAGGCCCAAGCCCG AGCCCCTTTGGCACGTGCCGGTGCAGTCCAGGATCACTGCGGCTTCGGGGAGCAAGCGGCCGAGCCGGCACGAGCAGCCTGGCAAGGACTCCCCCAACCGGCACTCCAAG GGCGAGGGCCAGTACTCCAGCAGCAACACGCTGTCGAGCAACGCCTCCAGCAGCCACAGTGACGAGCGCTGGTTCGACCCCCCGGACGCTGCCGAGGCCGACCCAGACCCCCTGGCCAAGGGGGGCTCCAGCGACAGCGGCATCGACGCCGCCAGCGCCAAGTCCCTGTGGAGGGACAAGCTGCCCAAGTCCTCGCCCCCCTTCGGCGCCCCCCTACCCGAGGGCGGCAGCGGCAAGAGGAGGGAGGCCTCGCCCGCCGTGGGCTCCGGTGGGCCCAGCAGGAGCTACCGCCCCACAGCCTTCGGGGGCGCATCTGCCAgggggtgcagcagcagcagcagcagcagtagccgtAACTTCAAGCAGCCCAG CCACGGCAGCTCCAGGGCCACATACCCTGCCCACGTCTACAAAACGCCCCCGGCGGACGGCCCCCGGCCCCCCCACATGCCACAGTCCAGCTCCCTCCAGCTCTCTGCTTCTGTGCCGAAGTCCTTCTTCTCCAAGCCAAGCAGCAGGAGCAAGCGCCTGCCGGCCGGGTGGAAGAGGAGCGAGGACGTCCCCGCCAGGCCGGCCACCTTCACGGACCCAAAGAA GCAAGTGGACGTGAGCACCAAGAACGTCTTTGGGCAGCCCCGGCTGCGGGCGTCCCTGCGTGACCTCCGCTCCCCCCGCAAGACCTACAAGTCCACCATCGAGGACGACCTCAAGAAGCTGATTATCATGGACAGCACCGCAGCGGAGCAGGAGAGGGAACTG TCCCCGCAGAAGACGCTCCAGCGGACGCTCTCCGACGAGAGCCTGTGCAGCGGCCGGCGCGACCCCGCCTACTCCAGCGCCTGCCGCTTTGAGCAGCCCCTGCCCAACGACGTCCTCTTCACCAGCACCTACCCCTCGAGCACCCTCCCCGTGCGGAAGCAGCACCCGCCCCCCGGCAACGGCAGTCTCTCCGAGAAGAACG CTGCCATCTCCGCCTCCGAGCTCTCCTTGAGCGACACCCGCGACAAGGCCCTGCGGCGCCTCGACCCGGGCCTGATGCCGCTGCCAGACACCGCCGCCGGCCTGGAGTGGTCCAGCTTGGTCAGTGCAGCAAAGGCCTACGAAG TGCAGAGAGCCGTCTCCCTCTTCTCGCTCAACGATGCTGCGCTGAGCCCAGACGCGCCGCCTGCCCACAGCCCCGTCCTCGGGCACCTGAGCCTGGAGAGGCAGCCGACGCCACGCACCACGCCCACCATGAG TGAGGAGCCGCACCCGGACTTGACCGGCAAAGTCTACCAGCTGGAGGCCATGCTCAAGCAGCTCCACAGCGACTTGCAGAAA GAGAAGCAGGACAAGGTGGTGCTGCAGGCGGAAGTGGCCAACCTGCGGCAGAATAACCAGCGGCTGCAGGAGGAGTCGCAGACGGCCAACGACCAGCTGCGCAAGTTTGCCGAAATCTTCTCCAGCGCCGTGGAGAAAAAGGAGCTGTGA